One Halovivax ruber XH-70 genomic region harbors:
- a CDS encoding PGF-CTERM-anchored ABC transporter substrate-binding protein, whose protein sequence is MRNRFVTIVALFVVVATVAPGAVATGMGPSGGTDASGPTQLPAGPHYQADGANCTYPQTVTDTTGTEIELGAEPESVVAVQPSDAQLVTEIGATEKLVGMPVGQYTASLNVSESVTDVSADDGASPVAEKVIDLDADVVIAANTVTSYYDGFVEQLRNADQTVYVYDSSSSLADVRANVQLAGMLTGECEGAAQTITSMNESLDRIDEATAGEDQPLAYYVMGPNTDITAGAGTFQHEIMVRGGVENIAERAGNTGWAALSEEVIVAEDPEWIIYGDSHDSPPVTEAIKSTTAWEEEQFVEVDSNAMSQPGPHVITAIEQIASTVHAEAYAEVTNESSTNESADEDSPDESDDDAAVIPGFGPVVALVALLSVAALAVRRQ, encoded by the coding sequence ATGCGAAACCGATTCGTCACTATCGTTGCACTGTTCGTGGTCGTCGCCACAGTAGCGCCGGGAGCGGTGGCCACCGGGATGGGGCCGTCGGGTGGAACGGATGCCAGCGGACCGACACAGTTGCCAGCGGGTCCACACTACCAGGCAGACGGTGCCAACTGTACGTATCCACAGACTGTCACTGATACGACTGGGACCGAAATCGAACTGGGCGCCGAGCCCGAATCGGTCGTGGCCGTCCAGCCGAGTGACGCCCAACTCGTGACCGAGATCGGCGCCACCGAAAAACTCGTCGGCATGCCGGTTGGGCAGTACACGGCATCGCTGAACGTCTCGGAATCTGTCACGGACGTTTCCGCGGACGACGGAGCCTCGCCCGTCGCCGAGAAAGTGATCGATCTCGATGCGGACGTGGTCATCGCCGCGAACACGGTCACGTCCTACTACGATGGGTTCGTCGAACAGCTTCGGAATGCAGACCAGACCGTGTACGTGTACGACTCGTCGTCCTCGCTTGCCGACGTTCGAGCCAACGTGCAGTTGGCCGGGATGCTGACCGGTGAATGTGAGGGGGCAGCGCAGACGATTACCTCGATGAACGAGTCGCTCGATCGGATCGACGAGGCCACGGCCGGTGAGGACCAGCCACTGGCATACTACGTCATGGGTCCAAACACTGACATTACTGCTGGTGCCGGGACGTTCCAGCACGAGATCATGGTCCGTGGCGGCGTGGAAAACATCGCCGAGCGAGCGGGCAACACCGGGTGGGCAGCCCTAAGCGAAGAGGTCATCGTCGCAGAGGACCCTGAGTGGATCATATACGGAGATTCGCACGATTCGCCGCCCGTCACGGAGGCAATCAAGTCGACGACTGCCTGGGAGGAAGAGCAGTTCGTCGAAGTGGATAGCAACGCGATGAGTCAACCTGGTCCGCACGTGATCACGGCGATCGAACAGATCGCTTCGACGGTTCACGCCGAGGCCTACGCAGAAGTGACGAACGAATCGTCGACCAACGAATCCGCGGATGAGGATTCGCCTGACGAGTCCGACGACGATGCAGCAGTCATCCCTGGCTTCGGCCCCGTCGTCGCGCTCGTCGCGCTCCTGTCGGTCGCTGCGCTCGCCGTTCGTCGCCAGTGA
- the btuC gene encoding vitamin B12 ABC transporter permease BtuC, with translation MELRRRVIGWSTALVFVLVGSIVASAAIGPIGIDPVVVAKSILNSLSVPTSVDTTTATLPFVEWTIPAPSVSYTPLFGFDVHGPHESIVVDLRLPRIALAATVGTGLAAAGTVMQGFFRNPLADPSIIGVSSGAAVGAVAMLAFPAFFPFAELHLAAFVGALATAGLVYAIATDGGRTPVATLLLAGVAVQTFLGAVISYLLVHSGDSLRAAVYWMMGRLRDSTWGDVEFTLPFVIVGVVVLLAYARELNVLLLGEEDAHHLGIDVERTKLLLLLVSSVVTAAGVAVAGIIGFVGLVVPHMMRLVVGPDHRILLPTSALAGASFLVLTDTIARSGPVEVPVGIVTAALGAPFFLFLLARKEVHAL, from the coding sequence ATGGAACTCCGTCGACGGGTGATCGGGTGGTCGACCGCGCTGGTGTTCGTGCTCGTTGGAAGCATCGTCGCTAGCGCTGCGATCGGCCCGATCGGGATCGATCCCGTCGTCGTGGCCAAGTCGATACTGAACTCGCTCTCTGTCCCAACCAGCGTCGACACGACGACGGCGACGCTCCCGTTCGTCGAGTGGACGATTCCGGCCCCCTCCGTCTCGTACACGCCGCTGTTTGGATTCGACGTGCACGGGCCACACGAATCGATCGTCGTGGATCTGCGCCTGCCGCGAATCGCGCTCGCGGCAACGGTCGGTACGGGCCTCGCAGCCGCGGGAACGGTCATGCAAGGATTCTTTCGGAACCCGCTCGCAGACCCGTCGATCATCGGCGTCTCGTCCGGAGCGGCCGTCGGTGCCGTCGCGATGCTCGCCTTCCCCGCCTTCTTTCCCTTTGCAGAGCTCCACCTGGCCGCGTTCGTCGGTGCACTCGCCACGGCCGGGCTCGTCTATGCGATCGCGACGGACGGCGGCCGAACACCGGTCGCAACGTTGCTACTCGCCGGTGTCGCCGTCCAGACGTTCCTCGGGGCCGTCATTTCGTACCTCCTGGTCCACAGCGGCGATAGCCTCCGCGCGGCAGTCTACTGGATGATGGGGCGGCTCAGGGACTCGACGTGGGGTGACGTGGAATTCACGCTGCCGTTCGTGATCGTCGGGGTGGTCGTGTTGCTCGCGTACGCGCGCGAACTAAATGTTCTCCTCCTCGGCGAGGAGGACGCCCACCACCTCGGAATCGACGTCGAGCGGACCAAACTCCTGTTGCTACTCGTCTCGAGTGTCGTCACCGCGGCCGGCGTTGCCGTCGCGGGCATCATCGGCTTCGTCGGACTGGTCGTCCCGCACATGATGCGACTCGTCGTCGGCCCCGACCACCGCATCCTGTTGCCCACGAGTGCACTTGCCGGTGCCTCCTTCCTCGTCCTGACGGATACCATCGCTCGGTCCGGACCGGTCGAGGTCCCGGTCGGTATCGTGACGGCCGCGCTGGGAGCGCCGTTCTTCCTGTTCTTGCTCGCGCGCAAGGAGGTGCACGCGCTATGA
- a CDS encoding DUF7523 family protein, whose translation MSLAAATRDAVDEYPFLVDALRAGICNYTAAARFLDVDGEVDAVATALRRYGEALTEYETASRDVRVTMESGIEPVEEPDAALLQVGEIALGPGRGDQTAIVATGEIDASGVAGAMARCRVDGIDLDAVSFVAGSTAAFVVSRRDGANALRGIENSFDAVPGDAE comes from the coding sequence ATGTCACTCGCGGCAGCCACACGGGATGCGGTCGACGAGTATCCGTTCCTCGTCGACGCACTACGCGCGGGAATCTGTAATTACACCGCCGCCGCGCGTTTTCTGGACGTCGACGGCGAGGTCGACGCCGTCGCGACGGCACTGCGACGCTACGGGGAAGCCCTCACGGAGTACGAGACGGCCTCACGAGACGTTCGCGTCACGATGGAGAGTGGAATCGAACCGGTCGAAGAGCCGGACGCGGCGCTTTTGCAGGTCGGTGAGATCGCACTCGGCCCCGGACGCGGCGACCAAACGGCGATCGTCGCCACCGGCGAGATCGACGCTTCGGGGGTCGCCGGCGCGATGGCCCGCTGCCGGGTCGACGGAATCGACCTGGACGCCGTCTCGTTCGTCGCTGGATCGACGGCTGCGTTCGTCGTTTCACGACGGGACGGCGCCAACGCCCTCAGAGGGATCGAGAACTCGTTCGACGCTGTCCCGGGGGACGCCGAGTAG
- the srp19 gene encoding signal recognition particle subunit SRP19 — MVENVIWPAYLDAERTRREGRRVPDELAVSEPTVDEIAKAVQQVGYDATVERDKTYSREPWRTRGRVVVRGAEDSTKNDLVQAVAAYVGAMRS, encoded by the coding sequence ATGGTCGAAAACGTCATCTGGCCCGCCTATCTCGACGCGGAACGGACTCGCCGTGAAGGTCGCCGCGTCCCGGATGAGCTGGCCGTCTCCGAGCCGACGGTCGACGAAATCGCCAAGGCCGTCCAGCAGGTCGGGTACGACGCCACCGTCGAGCGCGACAAAACCTACTCTCGGGAACCGTGGCGCACTCGTGGGCGCGTCGTCGTTCGCGGGGCGGAAGATTCGACGAAGAACGATCTGGTTCAGGCCGTTGCCGCCTACGTGGGGGCAATGCGAAGCTGA
- a CDS encoding H/ACA ribonucleoprotein complex subunit GAR1: MRRAGSVVEVAQGLLVCRATDDIDIGTPVLDDSLTSVGRVVDVFGPVAEPYFAVTPSSSVHPPTLVGERVYVR; encoded by the coding sequence ATGCGTCGCGCTGGCTCCGTGGTCGAGGTGGCGCAGGGATTGCTCGTCTGTCGAGCGACCGATGACATCGACATCGGCACCCCGGTACTCGACGATTCGCTCACCAGCGTCGGCCGGGTGGTCGACGTCTTCGGGCCAGTCGCCGAGCCCTACTTCGCCGTGACGCCGTCCTCGTCCGTCCATCCTCCGACACTCGTCGGCGAGCGCGTCTACGTCAGGTGA
- a CDS encoding presenilin family intramembrane aspartyl protease PSH, whose product MNDRARVVLSAAGVVGIFLGVQFGALALVEPFQTTHGPAVENPQDPANSGVFFGVILVATAIMLAAFRYDGDRFIRWLIVGVSVMLSWYVFVVLIPPAVTVNGLNVLAALASVGIGVGLLAYPEWYVIDAAGVVMAAGAAALFGISFGLFPAVLFLSVLAIYDAISVYRTEHMLSLADGVLDLKIPVVFVVPTTLGYSYIDDDGGRPDASVDDDDRPDVSSDDGGPPDASTTDSVSSEGAKTTDLATDGTGSESGPALAESDGLDRDALFIGLGDAVIPTILVASSVTFLDAPQLAVPFVSLTLPALGAIAGTTAGLVILLWMVVKGRAHAGLPLLNGGAIGGYLLGAVATGASLWSAIGL is encoded by the coding sequence ATGAACGACCGCGCTCGAGTGGTGCTGTCGGCCGCTGGCGTCGTTGGGATCTTTCTCGGCGTCCAGTTCGGCGCACTGGCACTCGTCGAACCGTTCCAGACGACCCACGGCCCTGCCGTCGAGAATCCGCAGGACCCGGCGAACTCAGGCGTCTTCTTCGGCGTCATTCTCGTCGCGACGGCGATCATGCTCGCGGCCTTCCGGTACGACGGCGATCGGTTCATCCGCTGGCTCATCGTCGGCGTGAGCGTGATGCTCTCGTGGTACGTCTTCGTCGTCCTGATCCCGCCAGCCGTCACGGTAAACGGTCTCAACGTCCTCGCAGCGCTCGCGTCGGTAGGGATCGGCGTCGGCTTGCTCGCCTATCCGGAGTGGTACGTCATCGACGCAGCCGGGGTGGTGATGGCTGCCGGTGCGGCGGCACTCTTCGGGATCAGCTTCGGCCTCTTTCCGGCCGTCCTCTTTCTTTCCGTCCTCGCAATCTACGACGCGATTAGCGTCTACCGGACCGAGCACATGCTCTCGCTGGCCGATGGCGTCCTCGATCTGAAGATTCCGGTCGTCTTCGTCGTGCCCACGACGCTTGGCTACTCCTACATCGACGACGATGGTGGTCGCCCCGATGCGTCGGTCGACGATGATGACCGTCCGGACGTGTCATCAGACGATGGGGGGCCTCCGGATGCATCAACCACAGATTCGGTGTCGAGCGAGGGGGCAAAGACGACGGATCTTGCGACCGACGGAACCGGGAGCGAGTCGGGCCCAGCCTTGGCGGAGTCCGACGGACTGGACCGGGATGCGCTGTTCATCGGACTCGGTGACGCCGTCATCCCGACGATCCTCGTCGCCAGCAGCGTCACGTTCCTCGACGCGCCACAGCTCGCTGTTCCGTTCGTCTCCCTCACGCTCCCCGCGCTCGGTGCGATCGCCGGGACGACCGCGGGGCTCGTGATCTTGCTCTGGATGGTCGTGAAGGGGCGGGCCCACGCGGGGCTTCCGCTGTTGAACGGTGGGGCGATCGGCGGCTATCTCCTCGGTGCGGTGGCGACTGGTGCGTCGCTCTGGAGCGCTATTGGACTCTAG
- a CDS encoding tyrosine-type recombinase/integrase codes for MSETMADPIEYFLEDVTHHGRNVRTHEAYERVLGEYEQFLDEERGTSPTNATYRDCMAWVHDIRSQHAESTIATYASYLNRFYSYLERVGRHDENPMALVVEEMDESIETSPARRDISISEMQRFVSQIAHPLHRTIVSTLLKTGLRSGELCNLDLRDVNLAGNQYWTPRPQIEGQDGSLYVSPDHTYGEQSGGTMRTASNKRKRETVVPIDDELETELRRWLAIRPDTVEPVEPVFVSTEDRWGKRLTPDHVHHIVTDRTRREGWYRTGGGARENVTPHYFRHFFTTHMRDRTGDRGIVKYLRGDVADDIIDTYTHNWGDRVRETYLSTIYSIHPE; via the coding sequence ATGAGTGAGACGATGGCCGATCCGATCGAGTACTTCCTCGAAGACGTCACACACCACGGACGCAACGTCCGAACGCACGAAGCGTACGAGCGCGTTCTCGGAGAGTACGAACAGTTTCTCGACGAGGAACGAGGGACTTCCCCCACGAATGCGACGTACAGAGACTGTATGGCCTGGGTTCACGACATTCGGTCCCAGCACGCAGAGAGCACGATCGCCACGTATGCATCCTACCTGAACCGGTTTTACTCCTACCTGGAGCGCGTCGGCCGCCACGACGAGAACCCGATGGCGCTGGTCGTCGAAGAGATGGACGAATCGATCGAGACCAGCCCAGCACGACGTGATATTTCGATCTCGGAGATGCAACGATTCGTCTCGCAGATTGCTCACCCACTCCATCGAACGATCGTCTCGACACTCCTGAAGACGGGCCTGCGATCGGGAGAGCTCTGTAACCTCGATCTTCGCGACGTAAACCTCGCCGGGAACCAGTACTGGACGCCCCGGCCACAGATAGAGGGGCAAGATGGCTCTCTGTACGTTTCACCCGATCACACCTATGGGGAGCAAAGCGGCGGGACCATGCGCACAGCATCCAACAAGCGAAAGCGAGAGACAGTCGTCCCGATCGACGACGAACTCGAGACCGAACTCCGGCGGTGGCTCGCGATACGGCCCGACACCGTCGAGCCCGTCGAACCCGTGTTCGTCAGTACCGAAGACCGGTGGGGGAAGCGTCTCACACCCGATCACGTCCACCACATCGTCACCGACCGAACCAGGCGCGAGGGGTGGTATCGGACTGGCGGTGGCGCCCGTGAGAACGTCACACCGCACTACTTCCGGCACTTTTTCACCACCCACATGCGTGATCGAACGGGTGATCGGGGCATCGTGAAGTACCTCCGCGGCGACGTTGCCGACGACATCATCGATACGTACACCCACAACTGGGGCGACCGGGTCCGTGAGACCTACCTCTCGACCATCTACTCAATTCATCCCGAGTGA
- a CDS encoding BolA family protein, translated as MEPEAVQQLIEDALPDAEADVHRARGEHDDDHLAATVVSPAFEGESLVDQHQLVYDALGDHMTTDIHALELSTYTPAEHAE; from the coding sequence ATGGAACCCGAAGCCGTTCAGCAGTTGATCGAGGATGCACTCCCCGACGCCGAGGCGGACGTCCATCGGGCACGCGGGGAACACGACGACGATCACCTGGCGGCGACCGTGGTGTCGCCGGCCTTCGAGGGCGAGTCGCTCGTCGACCAACACCAGCTCGTCTACGACGCCCTCGGTGATCACATGACGACCGACATTCACGCACTCGAACTCTCGACGTACACGCCCGCCGAGCACGCGGAGTAA
- a CDS encoding DUF5805 domain-containing protein, with the protein MSTDDRVAVKTYVPRHQKQTWVNHAEKLDMTQSEFVRTMVQAGRAEIDVPGSGSGERAVSDGRSDTSDGHGERSGNSSDNAVQSTDFADRIRTVLDRRGALEWDELVDALVDDVESELDKALQTLQANGEVVHSGRSGGYTLIDDE; encoded by the coding sequence ATGAGCACTGACGATCGGGTGGCGGTGAAGACGTACGTGCCACGCCACCAGAAGCAGACCTGGGTCAATCACGCTGAAAAACTCGACATGACCCAGAGCGAGTTCGTCAGAACGATGGTCCAGGCAGGACGGGCCGAAATCGATGTACCAGGCAGTGGGTCGGGTGAACGTGCGGTATCAGATGGACGATCCGATACTTCGGATGGACACGGCGAACGATCCGGTAATTCGAGCGATAACGCCGTCCAGTCGACCGATTTCGCTGACCGAATTCGGACGGTTCTCGACCGACGTGGGGCACTCGAGTGGGACGAGCTCGTTGACGCACTCGTCGACGACGTCGAATCAGAACTCGACAAGGCGCTGCAGACGCTACAGGCCAACGGAGAAGTCGTCCACAGTGGTCGAAGTGGCGGATACACACTGATCGACGATGAGTGA
- the cysS gene encoding cysteine--tRNA ligase has product MTLHVTNTLTGETEPFEPQDPDDVTLYYCGLTVSDPPHLGHARSWVHVDVMHRWLSHLGYDVTHVENFTDVNEKIVARVGEDDLGTSEASVAHTYIGQAIEDMRALNLLRADVYPRVSEHVPEIIDLVETLVDRGYAYESNGSVYFDVTAFDDYGSLSNQSIDDIESQGEPDERTEKRHPADFALWKADGVDPDAIADHRHDGAAPAAESCETAQTWDSPWGEGRPGWHIECSAMSMAHLGETLDIHVGGRDLVFPHHENEIAQSEAATDQRFARYWLHCELFALDDEKMSSSLGNFVTVSDAVSRWGTNVVRTFLTAGAYNSSQVYSEEAIDEAEKRWDRLERAYEDATAALDSPDAHTKEVDQTLRDAIDAAVSDFETAMNDDFNTREAQTALLDLARALNSHREATDDYDYEGLRRGVDAMERYGAILGLSFDGEPTGDVSLAGELVEFLLSIREREREAGNYERADELRDELQALGVDVQDSDDGPTYRLP; this is encoded by the coding sequence ATGACCCTGCACGTGACGAACACGTTGACGGGTGAGACGGAACCGTTCGAGCCACAGGATCCCGACGACGTCACGCTTTATTACTGTGGCCTGACGGTCTCCGATCCGCCCCACCTCGGGCACGCCCGCTCGTGGGTCCACGTCGACGTCATGCACCGCTGGCTCTCCCATCTGGGGTACGACGTCACCCACGTGGAGAACTTTACCGACGTCAACGAGAAGATCGTCGCTCGCGTCGGCGAAGACGACCTGGGAACGTCCGAAGCGTCGGTTGCTCACACGTACATCGGCCAGGCCATCGAAGACATGCGCGCGCTCAACCTGCTGCGCGCCGACGTCTATCCACGGGTTTCAGAACACGTTCCCGAGATAATCGACCTGGTCGAGACGCTCGTCGACCGCGGCTACGCCTACGAGTCGAACGGCTCCGTCTACTTCGACGTGACGGCGTTCGACGACTACGGCTCGCTCTCGAACCAGTCGATCGACGATATCGAATCCCAGGGCGAGCCGGACGAACGAACCGAGAAGCGACATCCGGCCGATTTCGCCCTCTGGAAGGCCGACGGGGTCGACCCCGACGCCATCGCGGACCACCGCCACGACGGCGCCGCCCCGGCAGCCGAATCCTGTGAAACCGCCCAGACCTGGGACTCGCCGTGGGGAGAGGGCCGGCCAGGCTGGCACATCGAGTGTTCCGCGATGAGCATGGCCCACCTCGGAGAGACGCTCGACATCCACGTCGGCGGCCGCGACCTCGTCTTCCCGCACCACGAAAACGAGATCGCCCAGTCCGAAGCCGCTACGGACCAGCGATTTGCACGCTACTGGCTCCACTGCGAACTCTTCGCGCTCGACGACGAGAAGATGTCCTCGAGTCTGGGGAACTTCGTCACCGTCTCCGATGCGGTATCGCGCTGGGGAACGAACGTCGTTCGGACGTTCCTCACCGCTGGCGCGTACAACAGTTCACAGGTCTATAGCGAGGAGGCGATCGACGAAGCCGAAAAGCGCTGGGACCGCCTCGAGCGTGCGTACGAGGACGCGACGGCCGCACTCGATTCACCGGACGCCCACACGAAGGAAGTCGATCAAACGCTTCGCGACGCCATCGACGCCGCCGTCTCGGACTTCGAAACGGCGATGAACGACGACTTCAACACACGCGAAGCCCAGACCGCCCTCCTCGATCTCGCACGCGCACTCAACAGTCACCGCGAGGCGACCGACGACTACGATTACGAGGGACTCAGGCGTGGCGTCGACGCGATGGAGCGCTACGGCGCGATCCTCGGCCTCTCCTTCGACGGCGAGCCGACGGGCGACGTCTCCCTGGCCGGCGAACTGGTCGAGTTCCTGCTCTCCATCCGCGAGCGTGAACGCGAGGCCGGGAACTACGAACGCGCAGACGAACTCCGGGACGAACTACAGGCCCTCGGTGTGGACGTCCAGGACAGTGACGACGGACCGACGTACCGCCTTCCCTGA
- a CDS encoding ATP-binding cassette domain-containing protein, translated as MIDVDALSVSFGETPVLESLSVTIQEGKFVGLVGPNGAGKSTLLRSISGALSPDAGQISIDGTAISTLGSRAQSRLVSVVAQDTAPAFSFTVRHFVEMGRTPYRSKFSPPDERDRQRVDDALERTNTTQFADRSIDELSGGERQRVVVARALAQNTPVILLDEPTASLDINHQVELLSIVADLTAGGKTVVAAIHDLDLAARFCDELCLLADGSIVDRGSPAQVIETTAVERAFETPNVVTRNPVTGTPSVTAIERPDEPSSLPDRIHVLGTGPRTARLLTILSTTDAELSLGPVPPGDISAVTASDLDVPVQQAPAFSTLDAQHRHTLRSSLEAADAAVIVEETAAIPIEAVSGQLRALPTAAVIEEDQSESTTREGMHDVVLTDDSASDTVLDALTALSGDSTSDTATVSPSS; from the coding sequence ATGATCGACGTCGACGCACTCAGCGTCTCGTTCGGCGAGACACCCGTGTTGGAGTCCCTCTCGGTGACGATCCAGGAAGGGAAATTCGTCGGGCTCGTCGGGCCGAACGGCGCCGGCAAGTCGACACTCCTGCGATCGATCAGCGGCGCACTCTCTCCGGACGCGGGCCAGATCTCGATCGACGGGACAGCTATCTCGACGCTCGGGTCTCGAGCACAGAGCCGGCTCGTCTCCGTCGTCGCACAGGACACGGCGCCAGCGTTCTCCTTTACCGTCAGACACTTCGTCGAGATGGGCCGTACCCCGTATCGATCGAAATTTTCCCCACCCGACGAACGCGACCGCCAGCGCGTCGACGATGCACTCGAGCGAACGAATACGACACAATTTGCCGATAGATCGATCGACGAACTGAGTGGTGGGGAACGTCAGCGCGTCGTCGTCGCCCGGGCGCTGGCACAGAACACACCCGTCATCTTGCTGGACGAACCGACCGCCAGCCTGGACATCAACCACCAGGTCGAACTGCTCTCGATCGTGGCTGATCTCACTGCAGGCGGAAAGACAGTCGTCGCTGCGATTCACGATCTCGACCTCGCCGCTCGCTTCTGTGACGAACTGTGCCTGCTCGCCGATGGGTCGATTGTCGATCGTGGATCGCCAGCACAGGTGATCGAGACGACTGCCGTCGAACGTGCGTTCGAGACCCCCAACGTGGTAACGCGGAATCCAGTAACCGGGACGCCGTCGGTAACGGCCATCGAGCGACCCGACGAGCCGTCCTCGTTACCCGACCGAATCCACGTCCTGGGCACTGGGCCGCGCACCGCTCGACTGCTGACGATCCTGTCGACGACGGACGCCGAACTCTCGCTCGGCCCGGTTCCGCCGGGCGATATCTCGGCCGTGACAGCATCGGACCTCGATGTGCCCGTTCAACAGGCTCCGGCGTTCAGCACCCTCGACGCCCAACACCGTCACACACTCCGGTCGTCGCTCGAAGCCGCAGATGCAGCCGTCATCGTGGAAGAAACAGCCGCGATCCCAATCGAAGCTGTGTCCGGCCAGCTACGTGCACTGCCGACGGCCGCCGTCATCGAAGAAGATCAGTCAGAATCCACGACTCGAGAAGGGATGCACGACGTCGTACTCACCGACGATAGTGCTTCAGATACCGTTCTCGACGCCCTCACCGCGCTCTCGGGCGATTCGACGAGTGACACTGCAACCGTCTCTCCCTCCTCATAA
- a CDS encoding PH domain-containing protein — protein METLHPRIRLVWIARALLGAAVLGFVLLAVDSWLRSLPMVGLFAVVSIAAVLGVVHAIVLYARWAFELQTDALYLERGVITFVETAVPYVRVQHVDTQFGPIERALGLSSVVVYTAGSRNADVRIPGLTPDRARELQDTLRELAVESEAADAV, from the coding sequence ATGGAAACGCTCCACCCGCGCATCCGACTGGTCTGGATCGCACGGGCCCTTCTCGGGGCGGCTGTGCTCGGATTCGTTCTTCTCGCCGTCGATTCCTGGCTCCGTTCGCTGCCGATGGTCGGGCTATTCGCAGTCGTCTCGATCGCCGCCGTGCTCGGCGTCGTCCACGCGATCGTTCTCTACGCTCGCTGGGCGTTCGAACTCCAGACCGACGCGTTGTACTTAGAACGGGGCGTCATCACGTTCGTCGAGACGGCGGTCCCGTACGTTCGAGTCCAGCACGTCGACACCCAGTTCGGTCCGATCGAACGTGCGCTCGGCCTCTCGAGCGTGGTCGTCTACACCGCCGGCTCGCGCAACGCCGACGTTCGCATTCCGGGACTGACGCCTGATCGGGCCCGGGAGCTTCAGGACACGCTGCGCGAACTCGCCGTCGAAAGTGAGGCCGCAGACGCCGTATGA